The following coding sequences are from one Collimonas arenae window:
- the nuoH gene encoding NADH-quinone oxidoreductase subunit NuoH — translation MDHFIAAINATGSDLLGGLWPLIWNLIKIIVVLVPLLLCVAYMTYWERKLIGWMHIRLGPNRVGPAGLLQPIADALKLLLKEVTLPARANKVLFFIAPIMTIMPALAAWAVVPFGPETVLANVNAGLLYVMAITSMEVYGVIIAGWASNSKYAFLGAMRASAQMVSYEISMGFALVIVLMVSGSLNLTDIVMAQSKGYFYDHGVAFLSWNWLSLFPVFLIYFISGIAETNRHPFDVVEGESEIVAGHMIEYSGMSFAMFFLAEYANMILVSILTALLFMGGWASPLAMLDWIPGWIWLGMKTFFMLSVFIWVRASFPRYRYDQIMRLGWKVFIPLVLAYLVIVAAWIQGPWNIWK, via the coding sequence ATGGATCACTTCATCGCCGCCATCAATGCCACTGGCTCCGACCTGCTCGGCGGCCTTTGGCCCCTGATTTGGAATCTGATCAAGATCATCGTCGTGCTGGTACCGCTGTTGCTGTGCGTGGCCTACATGACTTATTGGGAACGTAAGCTGATCGGCTGGATGCATATTCGCCTCGGCCCAAATCGCGTTGGTCCTGCCGGTTTGTTGCAGCCGATCGCTGACGCCCTCAAGCTGCTGTTGAAGGAAGTTACCTTGCCGGCCCGTGCCAACAAGGTGCTGTTCTTCATTGCGCCGATCATGACCATCATGCCGGCACTGGCTGCCTGGGCAGTCGTCCCGTTCGGTCCGGAAACCGTATTGGCTAACGTCAATGCAGGTCTGCTGTACGTGATGGCGATTACTTCGATGGAAGTCTACGGCGTGATCATCGCCGGCTGGGCATCCAATTCAAAGTATGCGTTCCTCGGCGCCATGCGTGCTTCGGCACAAATGGTGTCCTACGAAATTTCGATGGGCTTTGCCTTGGTCATCGTGCTGATGGTTTCCGGCAGCCTGAACCTGACCGATATCGTGATGGCGCAAAGCAAAGGTTACTTCTACGATCACGGCGTAGCCTTCCTGTCATGGAACTGGCTGTCGTTGTTCCCTGTGTTCCTGATTTATTTTATTTCCGGCATTGCCGAGACCAATCGCCACCCGTTCGACGTGGTGGAAGGTGAATCGGAAATTGTTGCCGGTCACATGATCGAATACTCGGGCATGTCGTTCGCGATGTTCTTCCTGGCTGAATACGCCAACATGATCCTGGTGTCGATCCTGACAGCGTTGCTGTTCATGGGCGGCTGGGCATCGCCGCTGGCGATGCTGGATTGGATCCCAGGCTGGATCTGGCTTGGCATGAAGACCTTTTTCATGTTGTCGGTGTTTATCTGGGTGCGTGCCTCGTTCCCGCGCTATCGCTATGACCAGATCATGCGCTTGGGCTGGAAAGTGTTTATCCCGCTGGTTCTCGCCTATCTGGTGATTGTCGCCGCCTGGATTCAAGGTCCATGGAATATCTGGAAGTAA
- the nuoL gene encoding NADH-quinone oxidoreductase subunit L, whose product MAGQLNPQLLLAVPLAPLAGAAIAGLFGTKFFGNLIGRKTSHTVTILGVLIALIISVQTLLQVIDGATFNGTLYTWMTVGGIKLEIGFLVDSLTAMMMCVVTFVSLMVHIYTIGYMKDDEGYNRFFAYISLFTFSMLMLVMSNNFLQLFFGWEAVGLVSYLLIGFWYTRPTAIFANMKAFLVNRVGDFGFILGIGLLLAYSGSMNYTEVFAQKGMLATLTLPGSDWMLLTVACICLFIGAMGKSAQFPLHVWLPDSMEGPTPISALIHAATMVTAGIFMVTRMSPLFELSDTALSFILIIGSITALFMGFLGVIQTDIKRVVAYSTLSQLGYMTVALGASAYSVAVFHLMTHAFFKALLFLGAGSVIMGLHHDQDMRNMGGLRKYMPITWITSLIGSLALIGTPFFSGFYSKDSIIEAAHSSTLFGSGFAYFAVLASVFVTAFYSFRMYFMVFHGEERFGKAHDGHDAHAHAANDAHAAHDAHGAHDDHHDDEEDEHEHHGLAPGQKPHESPWVVTVPLILLAIPSAIIGFLAIEPMLFGSFFKDVIFVNEAHHAMEELRNDFHGPIGMVAHAFSSAPLWLAIAGVASAYYCYMVNPRLPAAIKQKAGPIFILLDNKYYMDKFNDVVFAGGARLLGRGLWNAGDRGLIDGLIVNGSAKAVNWFSKITRLWQSGYIYHYAFVMIIGVLGFLVWFMPFPFAK is encoded by the coding sequence ATGGCGGGGCAACTTAACCCACAACTACTTCTTGCCGTACCGTTGGCGCCACTGGCTGGCGCCGCGATTGCGGGCTTATTCGGTACCAAGTTCTTCGGCAACCTGATCGGTCGCAAGACTTCGCATACGGTCACCATTCTCGGTGTGCTGATTGCGCTGATCATTTCGGTACAGACTTTGCTGCAGGTGATCGATGGGGCCACGTTTAACGGCACCTTGTACACCTGGATGACGGTCGGCGGCATCAAGCTGGAGATCGGTTTCCTGGTCGACAGCCTGACTGCGATGATGATGTGCGTGGTGACATTCGTGTCATTGATGGTGCACATCTACACCATCGGCTACATGAAGGACGATGAGGGTTATAACCGCTTCTTTGCCTATATCTCGCTGTTCACGTTCTCGATGTTGATGCTGGTCATGAGCAACAACTTCCTGCAGCTGTTCTTCGGTTGGGAAGCAGTGGGCCTGGTGTCGTATCTGCTGATCGGTTTCTGGTACACCCGTCCGACTGCGATCTTCGCGAACATGAAAGCCTTCCTGGTCAACCGTGTCGGCGACTTTGGTTTCATCCTCGGTATCGGCCTGCTGCTGGCTTACTCGGGTTCGATGAACTACACCGAAGTCTTCGCGCAAAAGGGCATGCTGGCGACCTTGACCTTGCCTGGCAGCGACTGGATGCTGTTGACCGTGGCCTGTATCTGCCTGTTCATCGGCGCCATGGGTAAATCGGCGCAGTTCCCGTTGCACGTCTGGCTGCCTGATTCGATGGAAGGCCCAACCCCGATTTCCGCACTGATCCACGCGGCAACCATGGTGACCGCCGGTATTTTCATGGTGACTCGCATGTCGCCGCTGTTCGAATTGTCGGATACTGCGTTGTCGTTCATCCTGATCATTGGCTCGATCACTGCGCTGTTCATGGGTTTCCTTGGCGTCATCCAAACCGACATCAAGCGCGTGGTTGCATACTCGACCCTGTCGCAGCTTGGCTACATGACGGTAGCGCTGGGTGCTTCGGCCTACTCGGTAGCAGTGTTCCACCTGATGACCCACGCTTTCTTCAAAGCCTTGTTGTTCCTTGGGGCCGGTTCGGTGATCATGGGTCTGCATCACGATCAAGACATGCGCAACATGGGCGGCCTGCGCAAGTACATGCCGATTACCTGGATCACTTCGCTGATTGGTTCGCTGGCGTTGATCGGCACACCGTTCTTCTCCGGTTTCTATTCGAAGGACAGCATCATCGAAGCGGCCCATTCATCGACACTGTTCGGCTCCGGCTTTGCGTATTTCGCAGTGCTGGCCAGCGTTTTCGTGACTGCTTTCTATTCGTTCCGCATGTATTTTATGGTGTTCCATGGCGAAGAACGTTTCGGCAAGGCGCATGACGGCCACGATGCGCACGCACATGCTGCCAACGATGCGCATGCTGCACATGACGCGCACGGCGCCCATGACGATCATCATGACGACGAAGAAGATGAGCATGAGCATCACGGCCTGGCTCCTGGCCAGAAGCCGCATGAGTCGCCTTGGGTGGTGACTGTGCCATTGATCCTGCTGGCGATTCCTTCCGCCATCATCGGTTTCCTGGCGATCGAACCTATGCTGTTCGGCAGCTTCTTCAAGGACGTGATTTTCGTCAACGAAGCACATCACGCGATGGAAGAACTGCGTAACGATTTCCATGGCCCGATCGGCATGGTCGCTCACGCATTCAGCTCGGCGCCGCTGTGGCTGGCGATCGCCGGTGTGGCATCGGCTTACTACTGCTATATGGTCAATCCGCGCTTGCCTGCGGCCATCAAGCAGAAAGCTGGCCCGATCTTCATCTTGCTCGACAATAAATACTATATGGACAAGTTCAACGACGTGGTGTTTGCAGGCGGTGCCCGCTTGCTGGGCCGCGGACTGTGGAACGCCGGCGACCGTGGTCTGATCGATGGTCTGATAGTCAACGGCAGCGCCAAGGCCGTCAACTGGTTCTCGAAGATTACCCGTCTCTGGCAGTCCGGATACATCTATCACTATGCATTCGTGATGATTATCGGGGTGCTGGGTTTCCTGGTTTGGTTCATGCCGTTCCCGTTTGCCAAGTAA
- a CDS encoding DUF2818 family protein gives MNVSLSSLFVILLALIAANLPFFNERVFALVPIKSGAQGTVKPVWVRLLELLALYALVGLFAHLLEANIGNTFSQGWEFYAVTGCMFLVLAYPGYVLRYLKKHR, from the coding sequence GTGAACGTTTCCCTTTCCAGCTTGTTTGTCATTCTGCTGGCGCTGATTGCCGCCAACTTGCCATTCTTTAATGAGCGGGTGTTTGCCTTGGTCCCAATTAAGTCTGGTGCGCAGGGGACGGTCAAGCCGGTCTGGGTGCGCTTGCTGGAACTACTGGCGCTGTATGCGCTGGTTGGCCTGTTTGCTCATCTGCTCGAGGCCAATATCGGAAATACGTTCTCCCAAGGCTGGGAGTTTTACGCGGTGACCGGTTGCATGTTCCTGGTCCTTGCGTATCCCGGTTATGTATTGCGCTATCTGAAGAAACACCGCTGA
- the nuoI gene encoding NADH-quinone oxidoreductase subunit NuoI has protein sequence MEAIKDFFGSLMLLELLKGLRLTGRYLFARKITVLFPEEKTPQSPRFRGLHALRRYPNGEERCIACKLCEAVCPAMAITIESDQRADGSRRTTRYDIDLTKCIFCGFCEESCPVDSIVETHILEYHGEKRGDLYYTKEMLLAVGDRYEPEIAAARAADAAYR, from the coding sequence ATGGAAGCGATCAAGGATTTTTTCGGTAGCTTAATGCTGCTGGAGCTGCTAAAGGGACTGCGGTTGACTGGCCGCTACCTGTTCGCACGCAAGATTACGGTGCTGTTCCCGGAGGAGAAGACGCCGCAGTCGCCGCGTTTCCGTGGCCTGCATGCGTTGCGCCGCTATCCGAATGGGGAAGAACGCTGCATCGCCTGCAAATTGTGCGAAGCAGTGTGCCCGGCAATGGCGATCACGATCGAGTCAGACCAGCGTGCAGACGGTTCGCGCCGTACCACTCGCTACGATATCGATCTGACCAAATGTATTTTCTGCGGTTTCTGCGAAGAGTCTTGCCCGGTCGATTCGATCGTCGAGACTCACATCCTGGAATACCACGGTGAAAAGCGCGGCGATCTTTACTACACCAAGGAAATGCTGTTGGCGGTTGGTGATCGTTACGAACCAGAGATTGCTGCGGCTCGCGCTGCGGATGCTGCATATCGCTAA
- a CDS encoding NADH-quinone oxidoreductase subunit M yields MMQSTFPLLSLAIWCPVAFGILVLAVGRDDNPTLVRWLSLLGAAVSFVVTLPIVRQFDNGFHGMQFVEKAAWIDRFNINYHLGIDGLSLWFVPLTAFITVLVVISAWQVIEKKVAQYMGAFLILSGLMIGVFCALDGMLFYVFFEATLIPMFIIVGVWGGANRVYAAIKFFLYTLMGSLLMLVALLYLYFQSGGSFDILTWHELPLGMTAQILIFLAFLMAFAVKVPMWPVHTWLPDAHVEAPTGGSVVLAAIMLKLGGYGFLRFSLPITPDASHYLAGLIITLSLIAVIYIGLVALVQNDMKKLIAYSSIAHMGFVTLGFFIFNDIGLQGGIVQMISHGFVSGAMFLCIGVLYDRMHTRQIAEYGGVVNVMPRFAALFVLFSLANSGLPGTSGFVGEFMVILGAVKFNFWIGLLAATALILGAAYSLWLVKRVVFGKITNHHVKEMLDLNKREFVMLGVLAIAVIAMGVYPAPFTDAMQVSVADLLKHVAITKLN; encoded by the coding sequence ATGATGCAGTCAACTTTTCCTCTTCTAAGCCTCGCGATCTGGTGTCCGGTCGCGTTCGGTATCCTCGTCCTGGCAGTGGGCCGCGACGACAATCCTACTTTGGTGCGCTGGCTATCGCTGCTGGGTGCAGCGGTCAGCTTCGTTGTCACCTTGCCGATCGTGCGTCAGTTCGACAACGGTTTCCATGGCATGCAGTTCGTCGAGAAGGCGGCCTGGATCGATCGCTTCAACATCAATTACCACCTTGGTATCGATGGCCTTTCGCTGTGGTTCGTGCCATTGACGGCATTCATCACCGTGCTGGTGGTGATTTCGGCCTGGCAAGTGATCGAGAAGAAGGTCGCGCAATACATGGGTGCTTTCCTGATCCTCTCGGGTCTGATGATCGGTGTGTTCTGCGCGCTGGACGGCATGCTGTTCTACGTATTCTTTGAAGCGACGTTGATCCCTATGTTCATCATCGTCGGTGTCTGGGGTGGCGCCAATCGCGTGTATGCAGCGATCAAGTTCTTCCTGTACACGCTGATGGGTTCGCTGCTGATGCTGGTTGCCTTGCTATACCTGTACTTCCAGTCGGGCGGCAGCTTCGACATCCTGACATGGCATGAACTGCCGTTGGGCATGACCGCACAGATCCTGATTTTCCTGGCGTTCCTGATGGCGTTTGCGGTCAAGGTGCCGATGTGGCCGGTGCATACCTGGTTGCCGGATGCTCACGTGGAAGCGCCTACCGGTGGTTCCGTGGTGCTGGCGGCAATCATGCTGAAGCTGGGCGGCTACGGCTTCCTGCGTTTCTCGCTGCCGATCACGCCTGATGCCAGCCATTACCTGGCCGGTCTCATCATCACCCTGTCGCTGATCGCCGTGATCTATATCGGCCTGGTGGCGCTGGTGCAGAATGACATGAAGAAACTGATTGCTTATTCGTCGATTGCCCACATGGGTTTCGTGACCCTCGGTTTCTTCATTTTCAACGACATCGGCCTGCAGGGCGGTATCGTGCAAATGATTTCGCACGGCTTTGTATCCGGCGCGATGTTCCTTTGTATCGGCGTGCTGTATGACCGCATGCATACCCGTCAGATCGCCGAGTACGGCGGTGTGGTCAACGTCATGCCACGTTTCGCTGCGTTGTTCGTGTTGTTCTCGCTGGCCAACTCAGGTCTGCCAGGAACTTCCGGTTTCGTCGGCGAATTCATGGTGATTCTGGGGGCGGTCAAGTTCAATTTCTGGATCGGCCTGCTGGCGGCAACCGCTTTGATCCTGGGTGCGGCTTACTCGCTGTGGCTGGTCAAGCGTGTCGTGTTCGGCAAGATCACGAATCATCATGTGAAAGAAATGCTGGATCTGAACAAGCGTGAATTCGTCATGTTGGGCGTGTTGGCGATCGCTGTGATTGCGATGGGTGTGTACCCGGCGCCGTTCACCGATGCGATGCAAGTATCGGTGGCTGACCTGCTCAAGCATGTCGCCATCACCAAGTTAAATTGA
- the nuoN gene encoding NADH-quinone oxidoreductase subunit NuoN, whose protein sequence is MNNMNLIPVYPEIFLLIATSAVLLIDMFVSDAKRYITYYLTLAVLAVCFVLTLGAFQSGETVYTFHNMFVSDPLSSLLKMVSYVAVAMTLVYSRRYIEERGMVSGHLGGEFYPLALFTLLGQMVMISGSNFLSIYLGLELMSLSLYALVALRRDNTSATEAAMKYFVLGAMASGFLLYGMSMLYGATGSLDLIEVTRAAASGNVNQMVLVFGVVFVVAGLAFKLGAVPFHMWVPDVYQGAPTAVTLLLGAAPKLAAFAICFRLLVEALLPLAFDWQQMLTVLAVLSMAIGNITAIAQTNIKRMLAYSTISHMGFMLLGLLAGVVNGNLFSAANAYSSALFYAITYVMTTLGTFGVIMLLARSGFEAESMDDFKGLNQRSPWFAAVMLVLMLSLAGIPPFMGFYAKLSVLQAVLGSGQVWLAVVAVLFSLIGAFYYLRVIKLMYFDEPQDSSKIVAHGDVRVLLSLNGLAVLVLGLWPGLLMDATTTAIVRTLTAFLGRVVS, encoded by the coding sequence ATGAATAACATGAACCTGATCCCTGTTTATCCGGAAATCTTTCTGCTGATTGCGACTTCCGCAGTCCTGCTGATCGATATGTTCGTTTCGGATGCCAAGCGTTATATCACCTACTACCTGACACTCGCCGTGCTGGCGGTGTGTTTCGTATTGACGCTCGGCGCCTTCCAAAGCGGGGAGACGGTCTATACCTTCCACAACATGTTTGTCTCTGATCCGCTCAGCAGCCTGTTGAAGATGGTTTCCTATGTCGCGGTGGCGATGACCCTGGTGTATTCGCGTCGCTATATCGAAGAGCGCGGCATGGTGAGCGGCCATCTTGGCGGTGAGTTCTATCCGTTGGCACTGTTCACCTTGCTAGGTCAGATGGTGATGATCTCCGGCAGTAATTTCCTCAGCATCTATTTGGGCCTGGAGTTGATGTCCCTGTCCTTGTACGCCCTGGTGGCGCTGCGCCGCGACAACACCTCGGCGACCGAAGCAGCGATGAAGTATTTCGTGCTGGGCGCGATGGCTTCCGGTTTCCTGCTGTATGGGATGTCGATGCTGTACGGTGCTACTGGTTCGCTTGACCTGATTGAAGTGACCCGTGCCGCAGCATCCGGCAATGTCAACCAGATGGTGCTGGTGTTTGGCGTCGTATTCGTTGTGGCCGGCCTGGCGTTCAAATTGGGCGCGGTGCCGTTCCATATGTGGGTGCCTGACGTTTATCAAGGTGCACCGACTGCGGTAACGCTGTTGCTGGGTGCTGCACCTAAGCTGGCTGCATTTGCGATTTGCTTCCGTTTATTGGTCGAGGCGCTGTTGCCGCTGGCTTTCGACTGGCAGCAGATGCTGACGGTATTGGCCGTGCTGTCGATGGCGATCGGTAATATCACCGCGATTGCGCAAACCAATATCAAACGCATGCTGGCGTATTCGACGATTTCGCACATGGGTTTCATGTTGCTCGGTTTGTTGGCCGGCGTGGTCAATGGCAATCTGTTTTCTGCCGCCAACGCCTATAGCTCGGCACTGTTCTATGCAATCACCTACGTAATGACAACGTTGGGCACTTTCGGTGTGATCATGCTGTTGGCGCGCTCCGGCTTCGAAGCGGAAAGCATGGACGATTTCAAGGGGCTGAATCAACGTAGCCCTTGGTTTGCCGCAGTCATGCTGGTACTGATGCTGTCGCTGGCTGGTATCCCACCGTTCATGGGTTTCTACGCTAAATTGTCAGTGCTGCAGGCAGTGCTGGGTAGCGGCCAGGTCTGGCTGGCTGTTGTGGCTGTGCTGTTCTCGCTGATCGGTGCTTTCTACTATCTGCGCGTCATCAAGCTGATGTATTTCGACGAGCCGCAGGATAGCTCGAAGATCGTCGCGCACGGAGATGTGCGTGTATTGCTGAGCTTGAACGGGCTGGCAGTTCTGGTACTCGGCCTGTGGCCAGGCTTGCTGATGGATGCGACTACCACTGCAATCGTGCGCACGCTGACCGCTTTCCTCGGCAGAGTAGTGTCGTAA
- the nuoK gene encoding NADH-quinone oxidoreductase subunit NuoK has product MVLSLAHYLILGAILFAIGIVGIFLNRKNLIVLLMAIELMLLAVNMNFIAFSYYLGDAAGQIFVFFILTVAAAESAIGLAILVALFRNLDTINVEDLDSLKG; this is encoded by the coding sequence ATGGTACTTTCACTCGCTCACTACCTGATTCTCGGTGCGATCCTGTTTGCGATCGGGATCGTCGGCATATTCCTCAACCGCAAGAACCTCATCGTATTGCTGATGGCAATCGAATTGATGCTGCTAGCAGTGAATATGAATTTCATTGCCTTTTCGTATTACCTGGGTGATGCCGCAGGGCAGATCTTCGTTTTCTTTATCCTTACTGTAGCGGCTGCCGAATCGGCGATTGGTCTGGCCATCCTGGTGGCGCTGTTCCGTAACTTGGACACCATCAACGTCGAAGACCTGGACAGCCTGAAGGGCTGA
- a CDS encoding NADH-quinone oxidoreductase subunit J, translated as MEFKTFLFYAFSVVLVIAALRVITARNPVHSALFLVLSFFSAAGIWMLLKAEFLSIVLVLVYVGAVMVLFLFVVMMLDINLDKMREGFWGYFPLAATVGTIIVVEMAAVIFHGFQGSEADVPAASANIGNTKELGKLIYTEYVYAFEIAAVILLVAIVAAVALTLRRRKDSKYFSPSAAVKVKSTDRIRVVKMKSEAKVEPVAPVNPANPAAPAAPQK; from the coding sequence ATGGAATTTAAGACATTCTTGTTTTACGCGTTTTCGGTGGTGCTGGTGATCGCCGCCCTGCGCGTAATCACCGCACGCAATCCAGTGCATTCTGCGCTGTTCCTGGTATTGTCGTTCTTCTCCGCCGCTGGCATCTGGATGCTGCTCAAGGCCGAATTCCTGTCGATCGTTCTCGTGCTGGTCTACGTTGGCGCTGTGATGGTGCTGTTCCTGTTTGTTGTGATGATGCTGGATATTAATCTCGATAAGATGCGAGAGGGCTTCTGGGGATATTTCCCGCTGGCTGCGACGGTCGGCACCATCATCGTGGTCGAAATGGCGGCGGTCATTTTCCATGGTTTTCAAGGCTCGGAAGCGGATGTGCCGGCGGCGTCGGCCAATATCGGCAATACCAAGGAACTGGGTAAGCTGATCTACACCGAATACGTTTATGCGTTCGAGATCGCAGCGGTTATCCTGCTGGTGGCGATTGTCGCTGCCGTTGCACTGACACTGCGCCGCCGCAAGGACAGCAAGTATTTTTCACCTTCCGCTGCGGTCAAGGTCAAGAGTACCGACCGGATTCGCGTGGTCAAGATGAAGTCGGAAGCCAAGGTTGAGCCGGTGGCGCCAGTGAATCCTGCCAACCCGGCCGCACCAGCGGCCCCACAAAAATAA